The following proteins are encoded in a genomic region of Dysgonomonadaceae bacterium PH5-43:
- a CDS encoding dipeptidyl-peptidase-3 (product_source=KO:K01277; ko=KO:K01277; pfam=PF03571; superfamily=54236) yields MKKVFIIMTTAIMCLSCSDKKEEQGNFEYNVESFADLGILRYQVTGWEDLNDSQQKLIYCLNEAALQGRDILFDQNNKYNLAIRRTLEAIYANFEGDKSSDDYKNFEVYLKRVWFSNGIHHHYGEEKFLPEFSQEFFSNAVKALDKSLVPTRENQSVDAFLEELMPVMFDPTMYAKKVNQDVSLDVIQNSANNYYGENVTQAEVENFYNKMKDPNDKTPVAYGLNSRLEKKDGVLVENVYKVGGLYSPAIEKIVYWLKQASFYTENEQQALAIKLLIEYYETGCLKKYDEYSIAWVKDTNSLVDFVNGFTETYGDALGIKASWEALVNFKNLEATAISQLISENAQWFEDNSPVDPQFKKKEVKGVTAKVITAAILGGDCYPATPIGINLPNSNWIRKDYGSKSVTITNITEAYNKAGGSSSREEFVCCDYEKELMKNFGSQTDNLHTDLHECLGHGSGQLLPGVDPDALKIYGATIEEARADLFALYYIADAKMVELGLLDNEEAYKAEYYKYIMNGMLTQLSRVDLGKDIEESHMRNRALIARWVYEHGKEDKTIELVKENGKTYIKINDYTNMRGLVGELLKEIQRIKSTGDFDAAKALVEAYAVKIDPELHKEIKDRYEALNIAPYKGFVNPVYTAEMDTEGNIKNIDVTYTEGYAEQMMRYSKNYSNLPTYND; encoded by the coding sequence ATGAAAAAGGTTTTTATTATTATGACAACAGCGATTATGTGCCTTTCTTGTTCCGACAAAAAAGAAGAACAAGGCAATTTTGAGTATAATGTAGAAAGTTTTGCCGACTTAGGCATACTTCGCTATCAGGTAACTGGTTGGGAAGACCTTAACGACAGTCAACAGAAATTGATATACTGCTTAAATGAAGCTGCCCTTCAAGGACGCGACATTTTGTTCGACCAAAATAACAAATACAATCTTGCTATCAGACGCACTCTTGAAGCTATTTATGCAAACTTCGAAGGCGATAAATCGTCTGACGATTATAAAAACTTCGAGGTATATCTTAAACGTGTATGGTTCTCTAATGGCATACACCACCATTATGGAGAGGAAAAGTTTTTACCAGAATTTTCTCAAGAATTTTTCTCAAATGCAGTTAAAGCTTTAGATAAAAGTTTAGTACCTACAAGAGAAAATCAATCGGTAGATGCTTTTCTTGAAGAACTTATGCCTGTTATGTTCGACCCTACAATGTATGCAAAAAAAGTAAATCAAGATGTTTCGTTAGACGTAATACAAAACTCGGCTAACAATTATTACGGAGAAAATGTAACTCAAGCTGAGGTTGAGAATTTTTATAACAAGATGAAAGACCCTAATGACAAAACTCCTGTTGCTTACGGACTCAACAGCCGTTTAGAAAAGAAAGATGGAGTACTTGTTGAGAACGTATACAAAGTTGGCGGCTTATATTCTCCTGCTATTGAGAAAATTGTTTATTGGTTAAAACAAGCTTCTTTCTACACCGAAAACGAACAACAAGCTCTTGCTATCAAACTTCTTATTGAATATTACGAAACTGGTTGTCTTAAAAAATACGACGAGTATTCTATCGCTTGGGTTAAAGACACAAACTCTCTTGTAGATTTCGTAAACGGATTTACCGAAACTTACGGTGATGCTTTAGGCATTAAAGCAAGCTGGGAAGCTTTAGTAAATTTCAAAAACTTAGAAGCTACAGCAATATCTCAACTTATAAGCGAAAATGCACAATGGTTTGAAGATAATTCACCAGTAGACCCTCAATTCAAGAAAAAAGAAGTTAAGGGAGTTACTGCTAAAGTTATAACTGCCGCAATATTAGGAGGCGATTGCTATCCTGCTACCCCAATAGGAATTAACCTACCAAACTCTAATTGGATTCGCAAAGATTACGGTTCTAAATCGGTTACTATAACAAACATTACCGAAGCTTACAACAAGGCTGGAGGTAGCAGTTCGCGCGAAGAGTTTGTTTGTTGCGATTACGAAAAAGAATTAATGAAAAATTTCGGTTCTCAAACAGATAATCTACACACCGACCTACACGAGTGTTTAGGACACGGTTCAGGACAATTACTTCCTGGTGTAGACCCCGATGCCTTAAAGATTTACGGTGCTACAATAGAAGAAGCTCGTGCCGATTTATTTGCTCTTTACTACATTGCTGATGCTAAAATGGTAGAACTTGGTTTGTTAGACAACGAAGAAGCTTACAAAGCCGAATATTATAAATATATTATGAACGGTATGCTTACTCAGTTATCTCGTGTTGATTTAGGAAAAGACATTGAAGAATCGCATATGCGCAACAGAGCTCTTATTGCTCGTTGGGTTTACGAACACGGTAAAGAAGATAAGACTATCGAATTGGTGAAAGAGAATGGTAAAACATACATTAAAATAAATGATTACACCAATATGCGTGGTTTAGTGGGAGAATTATTAAAAGAAATTCAACGTATTAAATCTACTGGCGACTTTGATGCTGCAAAAGCATTAGTTGAAGCTTATGCTGTTAAGATAGATCCAGAACTGCACAAAGAGATTAAAGACAGATACGAAGCTCTTAATATCGCACCTTACAAAGGATTTGTAAATCCTGTTTACACTGCAGAAATGGACACTGAGGGTAACATCAAAAATATAGACGTAACTTACACCGAAGGTTATGCCGAACAAATGATGCGTTACTCTAAAAATTATTCTAACTTACCTACTTACAACGATTAA
- a CDS encoding alpha-amylase (product_source=KO:K07405; cath_funfam=1.10.240.10; cog=COG1449; ko=KO:K07405; pfam=PF03065; superfamily=140560,88713) yields MKTICFYFQIHQPFRLKRYRFFDIGSDHYYYDDFSNEDIIRGIAQRTYFPANDMLLDMINKYNGKFKVAFSISGVVLEQMEIYVPEVIEQFKELAKTGCVEFLAETYNHSLASLTDSKEFKRQVKKHQDKIKTLFGKKPTTFCNPELIYCDEIVDDIIDMGFKTMLIEGAKHVLGWKSPNYLYSSAVAPELNLLTRNMKFSDDISYRFSNYNWSEYPLVADKLVNWIAATPESEQLINIFMNYDVLGSLQQAETGIFDFFRAIPRFAFERGMSFSTPSEVSKTLKSVGPLSVPYPSSWAGEEKDISPWLGNILQKEAVEKLYEVAEKVHMVEDKRILQDWTYLQATDHFNYMSTKLFPGPSVYSPYESAYDAFNNYMNVLSDFSNRVHGQFPEGVETEELNSLLTAIHNQEKEIKELKEKLKKAKCENVTVKAEKIEKPKKEKATAKKEKTTPKKKA; encoded by the coding sequence ATGAAAACAATTTGTTTTTATTTCCAAATCCATCAACCGTTTCGTCTAAAACGGTATCGTTTCTTTGATATAGGTTCTGACCATTATTATTATGATGATTTCTCTAACGAAGACATAATAAGAGGTATTGCTCAACGTACTTACTTTCCAGCAAATGATATGTTGTTGGATATGATAAACAAATATAATGGCAAGTTTAAAGTTGCATTTTCTATATCGGGTGTAGTATTAGAGCAGATGGAAATATATGTTCCTGAAGTTATCGAGCAATTCAAAGAATTGGCTAAAACAGGTTGTGTAGAATTTTTAGCAGAAACCTACAACCACTCTTTGGCTTCACTTACCGATTCGAAAGAATTTAAACGCCAAGTAAAAAAACATCAAGACAAAATTAAAACATTGTTTGGGAAAAAACCAACAACTTTTTGTAACCCAGAGCTTATTTATTGCGATGAAATAGTTGATGATATTATTGATATGGGATTCAAAACTATGTTGATAGAAGGTGCTAAGCACGTTTTAGGTTGGAAGAGTCCTAATTATTTATATTCCTCAGCTGTAGCTCCAGAATTAAATCTGCTTACAAGAAATATGAAGTTTAGCGATGACATTTCGTATCGTTTCTCAAACTATAACTGGAGCGAATATCCTTTGGTGGCAGATAAATTAGTTAATTGGATAGCTGCAACTCCCGAGTCGGAACAACTCATAAATATATTTATGAACTACGACGTTCTTGGAAGTTTACAACAAGCAGAAACAGGAATCTTTGATTTTTTCAGAGCCATACCTCGATTTGCTTTCGAAAGAGGAATGTCGTTCTCAACACCGAGCGAAGTATCAAAAACACTTAAGTCTGTAGGTCCTTTATCCGTACCTTATCCAAGCTCATGGGCGGGCGAAGAAAAAGATATTAGTCCTTGGTTGGGAAACATACTTCAGAAAGAAGCAGTTGAAAAACTTTACGAAGTAGCAGAAAAAGTTCATATGGTAGAAGATAAAAGAATTTTACAAGATTGGACTTACCTGCAAGCTACCGATCATTTTAACTATATGAGTACTAAATTGTTTCCTGGCCCGAGCGTTTATAGTCCGTACGAAAGTGCTTATGATGCCTTTAATAACTATATGAATGTTTTGAGCGATTTTAGCAATCGTGTTCACGGACAATTCCCCGAAGGAGTTGAAACGGAAGAATTAAATTCATTACTTACAGCAATTCATAATCAGGAAAAAGAAATAAAAGAACTCAAAGAAAAATTGAAGAAAGCAAAATGCGAAAACGTAACTGTTAAAGCTGAAAAAATAGAGAAACCTAAAAAGGAAAAAGCGACTGCTAAGAAAGAAAAAACCACACCCAAGAAGAAGGCTTGA
- a CDS encoding glycogen(starch) synthase (product_source=KO:K16150; cath_funfam=3.40.50.2000; cog=COG0438; ko=KO:K16150; pfam=PF00534,PF13439; superfamily=53756) — MKALMFGWEFPPHILGGLGTASYGLTKGMALQEDMDITFVMPKPWGDEDQSFLKLIGACNTPIVWKDVAWEYACERLGANAQLYFDMRDRIYADFSHISTNDLGGIQFSGKYPDNLLEEINNYSIVAGVIARTVDCDIIHSHDWLTYPAGLHTKNITGKPLVIHVHATDFDRSRGKVNPTVYRIEKDGMDNADHIITVSNLTRNTVIEKYHQDPRKVTTVHNAVEPMSSDIEHIQSKKGTTDKVVTFLGRITMQKGPEYFVEAAAKVLAKTDKVRFVMAGSGDMMNQMIRLAAQRKISDKFHFTGFMKGTQVYEVLKSSDVYVMPSVSEPFGISPLEAMQCGVPTIISKQSGCAEILDNAIKTDYWDIEAMADAMYSIITYPSMAEYLKVEGKNEVDRITWEKAGLKVRSIYDQVLREY; from the coding sequence ATGAAAGCACTGATGTTTGGTTGGGAGTTTCCTCCTCATATTTTAGGAGGATTAGGAACGGCAAGTTATGGATTAACAAAAGGAATGGCGTTACAAGAAGATATGGATATTACTTTTGTTATGCCCAAGCCATGGGGTGATGAAGACCAGAGTTTTCTTAAACTAATTGGAGCTTGTAATACACCCATAGTATGGAAAGATGTTGCTTGGGAGTATGCCTGTGAGCGATTAGGAGCAAATGCTCAACTGTATTTCGATATGAGAGATAGAATTTATGCCGACTTTAGTCATATCTCTACTAACGATTTAGGAGGAATACAATTCTCAGGGAAATATCCTGATAATTTATTGGAAGAGATTAATAATTATTCTATTGTAGCTGGCGTTATAGCTCGAACGGTTGATTGTGATATTATCCATTCGCACGACTGGTTAACTTATCCTGCTGGCTTGCATACTAAAAACATTACAGGGAAACCTCTTGTAATTCACGTTCACGCCACCGATTTCGACAGAAGCAGAGGAAAGGTTAACCCAACCGTATACCGAATAGAAAAAGATGGAATGGATAATGCCGACCATATAATTACGGTTAGTAACTTAACTCGTAATACGGTTATAGAAAAGTATCATCAAGATCCTCGAAAAGTAACTACAGTGCATAATGCAGTAGAGCCTATGAGTTCCGACATAGAACATATTCAATCTAAAAAAGGCACCACCGACAAGGTTGTTACATTCTTAGGTAGAATAACTATGCAGAAAGGACCAGAGTATTTTGTTGAAGCAGCGGCTAAAGTATTGGCTAAAACGGATAAAGTTCGCTTTGTTATGGCAGGAAGTGGAGATATGATGAATCAGATGATTCGTTTGGCTGCTCAAAGAAAGATTTCAGATAAATTCCACTTTACAGGCTTTATGAAAGGAACTCAGGTTTACGAAGTGCTTAAGTCGAGCGATGTGTATGTTATGCCTTCTGTTTCTGAACCATTCGGAATATCCCCTTTAGAAGCAATGCAGTGTGGAGTTCCTACCATAATATCTAAACAATCGGGTTGTGCCGAAATCCTCGACAATGCTATAAAAACAGACTATTGGGACATAGAGGCAATGGCAGATGCTATGTATTCGATAATAACTTATCCGAGTATGGCTGAATACCTGAAGGTAGAAGGCAAGAATGAAGTTGACCGCATAACTTGGGAAAAGGCAGGATTAAAAGTTAGATCTATCTACGACCAAGTATTGAGAGAATATTAA
- a CDS encoding putative glycogen debranching enzyme (product_source=TIGR01561; cath_funfam=1.50.10.10; cog=COG3408; pfam=PF06202,PF12439; superfamily=48208; tigrfam=TIGR01561), producing MGYLKFDKNLLINLEESLNREILRTNRGGAYHSTTIVDCNIRKYHGLLVCPVPNLDSDNHVLLSSLDETVIQHGAEFNLGIHQYPNKHFSPSGHKYVRQFEFEKVSRTTYRVGGVILSKEKVFSAFENRILIKYTLEDAHSPTILRLKPFLAFRNVNELTYKNSVANQNYTIIENGIKTSMYEGYPELHMQFSKDVNFVFAPDWYKDIEYSKEQERGFHFKEDLYVPGYFEMEIKKGESIYFSGGDTFIEPAFIENQYAIESETRVPRIDFYNCLKNSAQQFYFRPTEQDAYLLAGYPWFKVRARDLFLAMPGCTLSIDDPVRFEKIMDTAVSALRNFMKDGALDKVIQEIDLPDISLWAIWSLQQYAKYTSKERCLEKYGDIIFEIVEYLKGNNHPNLKLDGNGLVYSEGKDKPLTWMNSVVDGKPIVPRSGYIVEFNALWYNMLKFAEDLSLLIGKETYANELNEISSKTEIAFVETFVNGHGYLYDYVDGSYVDWSVRPNMLFATSLDYSPLSKSQKRTVLNIVTRELLTPKGIRSLSPNSEGYRPYYTGPQRERDLAYHQGTVWPWLLGAYLESYLKLYQYSGVSFVERMLIGLEEEMNTHCISTLSEVFDANPPFQVRGAISFSMSVAAVLRILKLLESYNVS from the coding sequence ATGGGATATCTTAAATTTGATAAAAACCTCTTGATTAATCTTGAAGAATCTCTAAACAGAGAAATATTAAGAACTAATAGAGGTGGAGCATATCACTCTACAACTATTGTAGATTGTAATATACGCAAATACCATGGATTATTAGTTTGTCCTGTTCCTAATCTTGATTCAGACAACCATGTACTTCTATCTTCATTAGACGAAACAGTGATTCAACATGGTGCAGAATTCAACTTAGGAATACACCAATATCCTAACAAACACTTTAGCCCGAGTGGACATAAATATGTACGCCAATTTGAATTTGAAAAAGTTTCTCGAACAACATACCGCGTGGGAGGTGTAATACTCTCAAAAGAGAAAGTATTTTCGGCTTTCGAAAATAGAATTTTGATTAAGTACACATTAGAAGATGCTCATTCGCCTACAATATTACGATTGAAACCATTCTTAGCATTTAGAAATGTAAATGAACTTACTTATAAAAACTCGGTAGCAAACCAAAATTATACCATAATAGAAAATGGAATTAAAACTTCTATGTATGAGGGCTATCCAGAATTACACATGCAGTTTAGTAAAGATGTGAATTTTGTATTTGCTCCCGATTGGTATAAAGACATAGAATATTCTAAAGAACAAGAAAGAGGATTTCACTTTAAGGAGGACTTGTATGTGCCTGGATATTTTGAAATGGAAATTAAAAAAGGAGAATCGATATACTTCTCAGGAGGTGATACCTTTATAGAACCTGCATTTATAGAAAATCAATATGCGATAGAATCAGAAACAAGAGTCCCTCGTATCGATTTTTATAATTGTCTTAAAAATTCAGCACAACAGTTTTATTTTCGACCTACCGAACAAGATGCTTATCTTTTAGCTGGCTATCCTTGGTTTAAGGTTAGAGCCAGAGACTTGTTTCTTGCAATGCCTGGGTGTACATTATCTATCGACGACCCTGTAAGATTTGAAAAGATAATGGATACCGCAGTCTCTGCTCTTAGAAACTTTATGAAAGATGGAGCTCTGGATAAGGTTATCCAAGAAATAGATTTACCAGACATATCGTTATGGGCTATTTGGTCGCTACAACAGTATGCTAAATATACTTCCAAAGAAAGATGTTTAGAAAAATATGGTGATATTATTTTTGAAATAGTAGAATATCTAAAAGGAAACAATCACCCTAATCTTAAGTTAGACGGTAATGGCTTAGTATATTCGGAAGGAAAAGATAAACCTTTAACTTGGATGAATTCTGTGGTAGACGGCAAACCAATTGTGCCTCGTTCTGGTTATATAGTAGAGTTCAATGCGCTTTGGTATAATATGCTTAAGTTTGCTGAAGACTTGTCTTTACTAATAGGTAAAGAAACATATGCAAACGAATTAAATGAAATATCGTCAAAAACAGAAATAGCTTTTGTTGAAACATTCGTTAATGGACATGGCTATTTGTATGATTATGTTGACGGATCTTATGTTGATTGGAGTGTAAGACCTAATATGTTATTTGCAACATCTTTAGATTATTCACCTTTATCTAAAAGTCAAAAAAGAACAGTTCTCAACATTGTTACTCGCGAATTACTTACGCCGAAAGGTATACGTTCTTTAAGTCCTAATAGTGAGGGTTATCGTCCTTACTATACAGGTCCTCAACGCGAACGTGATTTAGCTTATCATCAAGGAACTGTATGGCCTTGGCTTTTAGGAGCATACCTCGAAAGTTATTTAAAGCTTTATCAGTATAGTGGAGTATCATTTGTAGAGAGAATGTTGATAGGATTGGAAGAAGAAATGAATACTCATTGCATCAGTACACTATCTGAAGTATTTGATGCCAATCCACCATTTCAAGTTCGTGGTGCTATATCATTTTCAATGAGCGTAGCGGCAGTTCTTAGAATATTGAAATTGTTAGAAAGTTATAATGTATCATAG
- a CDS encoding membrane associated rhomboid family serine protease (product_source=COG0705; cath_funfam=1.20.1540.10; cog=COG0705; pfam=PF01694; superfamily=144091; transmembrane_helix_parts=Outside_1_9,TMhelix_10_32,Inside_33_38,TMhelix_39_58,Outside_59_91,TMhelix_92_114,Inside_115_118,TMhelix_119_136,Outside_137_140,TMhelix_141_158,Inside_159_164,TMhelix_165_187,Outside_188_196,TMhelix_197_216,Inside_217_254) produces the protein MYLKDENYDIFLTIQKHYTFFYLFLSKTLIFMVVENKKLIYALIFPCLFVFFLWIFLLLEKGLGYDWHNWGIFPRSVDGIKGILTSPLVHSGVSHLFNNSIPLIVLGWCLFYFYKELSFIVLPIIWILSGVLTWCIGRDSWHIGASGLIYALSFFLFFSGLFRKYIPLMAVSLLVAFLYGSTLWNMFPIAEIVDSSISWEGHLSGAISGLFAAIIFRKQGPQKPEDDYEDDEDEDSDENLEDEIINPPILPSQK, from the coding sequence ATGTATTTGAAAGACGAAAATTACGATATTTTTTTAACAATACAAAAACATTACACTTTTTTTTATCTATTTTTGTCCAAAACACTTATTTTTATGGTTGTTGAGAACAAAAAACTAATATACGCACTAATATTTCCTTGTCTTTTTGTATTCTTTCTCTGGATTTTTCTTCTGTTAGAAAAAGGATTGGGGTACGATTGGCACAATTGGGGCATATTCCCTCGTTCAGTAGATGGAATAAAAGGAATACTCACTTCTCCTTTAGTACACTCTGGGGTTAGTCACCTTTTTAATAACTCTATACCATTAATAGTATTGGGCTGGTGTTTGTTTTATTTCTACAAAGAGTTAAGCTTTATTGTTTTGCCTATTATATGGATATTATCTGGGGTGTTAACTTGGTGTATAGGAAGAGACTCGTGGCACATAGGAGCCAGTGGATTAATTTATGCCTTATCATTCTTTTTATTCTTTAGTGGATTATTTCGCAAATACATTCCTTTAATGGCTGTTTCTTTGTTGGTTGCATTCTTATATGGAAGCACTCTTTGGAATATGTTTCCTATAGCCGAAATTGTAGATTCAAGTATTTCTTGGGAGGGACACTTATCCGGCGCAATAAGCGGACTTTTTGCTGCTATAATATTCCGCAAACAAGGACCGCAAAAACCTGAAGACGACTATGAAGATGATGAAGATGAAGACAGTGACGAAAACCTTGAAGATGAAATAATTAACCCGCCAATATTGCCATCTCAAAAATAA
- a CDS encoding lysozyme (product_source=KO:K07273; cath_funfam=3.20.20.80; cog=COG3757; ko=KO:K07273; pfam=PF01183; smart=SM00641; superfamily=51445; transmembrane_helix_parts=Inside_1_4,TMhelix_5_22,Outside_23_226), with protein MRLKCLTSFLLLSFIVLVLLSANSNKRYYNGIDISHHQKHINWAEVAKDKNIKYIYIKATEGKNHVDSLYAKNIKGARNNGFKVGSYHYFKTTSSAREQFENFKRTAKKEDQDLIPILDVEELKGWSKRQLRDSIKVFIRLTKQHYGKAPIIYSGHKFYNNHLCSHFNNYHLMIARYGQRPPRLNGKKGTYSIWQYTDKGKVKGIDEPVDLSRFNPKYSLNTFLLE; from the coding sequence ATGAGATTAAAGTGTCTAACATCATTTTTATTGCTATCCTTCATTGTCCTTGTTTTACTGTCTGCTAACAGTAATAAAAGATACTATAATGGGATAGATATTTCGCACCATCAAAAACATATTAATTGGGCAGAAGTTGCCAAAGATAAAAACATTAAATACATTTACATAAAGGCTACCGAAGGTAAAAATCACGTTGATTCTCTGTATGCTAAAAATATAAAAGGTGCGCGTAATAATGGATTTAAAGTAGGTTCATATCATTACTTCAAAACTACAAGTAGTGCACGTGAACAATTTGAGAATTTTAAGAGAACAGCAAAAAAAGAAGATCAAGATTTAATTCCTATATTAGATGTTGAAGAACTAAAAGGTTGGAGCAAAAGACAATTACGAGATAGTATAAAAGTTTTCATTCGATTAACAAAGCAACACTATGGCAAAGCTCCTATTATTTATTCAGGACATAAATTTTATAATAATCATCTGTGTTCTCATTTCAACAATTACCATTTGATGATTGCCCGATACGGACAAAGACCTCCTCGACTTAATGGTAAAAAAGGTACTTATAGCATTTGGCAGTACACCGACAAGGGAAAAGTAAAAGGTATTGATGAGCCTGTTGATCTAAGTAGATTTAATCCCAAATATTCTCTTAACACTTTTTTGTTGGAGTAA
- a CDS encoding putative MATE family efflux protein (product_source=TIGR00797; cog=COG0534; pfam=PF01554; tigrfam=TIGR00797; transmembrane_helix_parts=Inside_1_19,TMhelix_20_42,Outside_43_51,TMhelix_52_74,Inside_75_94,TMhelix_95_117,Outside_118_136,TMhelix_137_159,Inside_160_165,TMhelix_166_187,Outside_188_196,TMhelix_197_219,Inside_220_239,TMhelix_240_262,Outside_263_276,TMhelix_277_299,Inside_300_323,TMhelix_324_346,Outside_347_360,TMhelix_361_383,Inside_384_394,TMhelix_395_414,Outside_415_417,TMhelix_418_440,Inside_441_445), whose product MERDAIDFGTLKVSKLFRKLFFPTLMGMLSLSAVTVIDGIFVGHGVGSDGIAAVNICIPLLMLFTGLGLMVGSGCSVVASIHLSKKKYKVARLNVSQALLFVSIITLIPSILIMLFPERTAYLLGSSDFLLDMVKEYLLWLVPSLVFQMWISVSLFIIRLDGAPKLAMWSSLISAIINVILDWLFIFPLGWGVMGAAFATSLSIFIGGLIAIVYLGFFANNLRLHTIKMSIKSLRLSLRNISYQCRIGSSSFLGEATLAMLMFMGNQVFMHYLGDDGVSAFGIACYYMPFVFMIGNAIAQSAQPIISYNFGAQHLQRVTSTAKISLLTAIICGTIVTVVFIFFSKFLVSLFLNTDNNAAQIAIYGLPYFATGFIFFIMNLAIIGYYQSLGRVKPATFFAILRGFIFLIPCFIFMPKWFGSYGIWLAMPVSEILTTLVIVVNKKKK is encoded by the coding sequence ATGGAAAGAGATGCTATTGATTTCGGAACTCTGAAAGTTTCAAAATTATTTAGAAAACTATTCTTCCCAACTCTAATGGGAATGCTGAGCCTGTCGGCAGTTACAGTTATAGACGGAATATTTGTTGGTCATGGTGTAGGTAGTGATGGAATTGCTGCCGTAAATATTTGCATACCTTTATTAATGCTATTCACTGGGCTCGGACTTATGGTAGGTTCTGGCTGCTCTGTAGTTGCCTCAATCCACTTATCAAAGAAAAAATATAAGGTTGCTCGATTAAACGTTTCTCAAGCGTTGTTGTTTGTGTCAATTATTACATTAATTCCGTCGATACTTATTATGTTGTTTCCCGAGCGAACAGCTTATCTACTTGGTTCGTCAGATTTTTTGTTGGATATGGTAAAAGAATATCTGTTGTGGCTTGTTCCTTCTTTAGTGTTTCAGATGTGGATATCAGTTTCTTTATTTATAATAAGATTAGATGGAGCACCCAAACTTGCAATGTGGAGTAGTCTTATTTCAGCAATAATAAACGTAATTCTCGACTGGCTGTTTATATTCCCTTTAGGCTGGGGAGTTATGGGTGCAGCATTTGCAACTTCTTTAAGCATTTTTATAGGAGGATTGATTGCTATAGTTTATCTTGGTTTCTTTGCAAATAATCTTCGTTTACATACTATTAAAATGAGTATAAAGAGTTTGCGCTTATCTTTACGAAACATAAGTTATCAATGTCGTATTGGTTCTTCTTCATTCTTAGGCGAAGCTACTCTTGCTATGCTTATGTTTATGGGCAATCAAGTATTTATGCATTATTTAGGCGACGATGGCGTAAGTGCTTTCGGTATTGCGTGCTATTATATGCCTTTTGTATTTATGATAGGAAATGCTATTGCTCAGTCGGCACAACCTATTATAAGTTATAACTTCGGGGCTCAACACCTACAAAGAGTAACCTCGACAGCTAAAATTTCTCTTCTTACCGCCATTATTTGTGGCACTATAGTAACAGTTGTTTTTATATTCTTCTCCAAATTCTTAGTTAGCTTATTTCTAAACACCGATAACAATGCTGCTCAGATAGCAATCTATGGTTTGCCTTACTTTGCCACAGGATTTATTTTCTTTATTATGAATTTAGCTATTATAGGTTATTACCAAAGTTTAGGGAGAGTTAAACCTGCAACATTCTTTGCTATATTGCGAGGATTTATATTTCTTATACCTTGTTTTATTTTTATGCCTAAATGGTTTGGTTCTTACGGTATATGGCTTGCTATGCCTGTGTCTGAAATTTTAACTACACTTGTTATTGTTGTAAATAAAAAGAAAAAATAG